In one Notolabrus celidotus isolate fNotCel1 chromosome 1, fNotCel1.pri, whole genome shotgun sequence genomic region, the following are encoded:
- the LOC117820996 gene encoding glycerol-3-phosphate dehydrogenase [NAD(+)], cytoplasmic-like, whose protein sequence is MAPKKICVIGSGNWGSAIAKIVGANAAKYDQFDTTVNMWVFEETVNGRKLTEIINTDHENVKYLPGHKLPPNVLAVADLAESVKGADILIFVVPHQFIVRVCDTIKDHIKKEAVGMSLIKGVDAGPEGLKLISEVIRGKLGITTTVLMGANIANEVADEKFCETTIGCKDKAHGSILKDLMQTTNFRVTVVEESDVVEICGALKNIVAVGAGFCDGLGFGDNTKAAVIRLGLMEMIAFAKIFCTDCPVSPATFLESCGIADLITTCYGGRNRKIGEAFAKTGKTIEELENEMLNGQKLQGPATASEVHVILKQKKMVEKFPLFTAVYEICFNSHPVTEFIQCLQNHPEHM, encoded by the exons ATGGCACCAAAGAAAATCTGTGTTATTGGCTCTGGTAACTG GGGCTCTGCCATTGCCAAGATTGTGGGCGCCAACGCAGCCAAGTATGATCAGTTTGACACCACGGTGAACATGTGGGTGTTTGAAGAGACGGTGAACGGGCGTAAACTCACAGAAATCATCAACACAGACcatgaaaatgtgaaatatctGCCCGGACACAAGCTGCCCCCCAACGTG tTGGCCGTTGCAGACTTGGCTGAATCTGTGAAAGGAGCAGACATCCTTATCTTTGTGGTCCCACATCAGTTCATTGTAAGAGTGTGTGACACCATTAAAGACCACATCAAGAAGGAAGCTGTAGGAATGTCTCTCATCAAg GGTGTAGACGCAGGTCCAGAGGGTCTGAAGCTGATCTCAGAGGTGATCAGAGGGAAGCTGGGCATCACCACGACCGTACTCATGGGAGCAAACATCGCCAACGAGGTTGCTGATGAGAAGTTCTGTGAAACAACTATTG GTTGCAAAGACAAAGCTCACGGGTCCATTCTGAAGGACTTGATGCAGACCACCAACTTCCGTGTGACCGTGGTGGAGGAGTCTGATGTAGTGGAGATCTGTGGGGCGCTAAAG aaCATCGTAGCAGTGGGAGCAGGTTTCTGTGATGGTCTGGGATTCGGAGACAACACCAAAGCAGCAGTGATCCGTCTCGGCCTGATGGAGATGATCGCCTTCGCTAAGATCTTCTGCACAGACTGTCCCGTCTCACCGGCCACTTTCCTGGAGAGCTGCGGCATTGCTGACCTCATCACGACCTGCTATGGAGGACGCAACCGCAAGATTGGGGAAGCTTTTGCCAAAACAGGCAAa ACCATCGAGGAGTTAGAGAATGAAATGCTGAACGGACAAAAACTTCAAGGTCCAGCCACGGCATCTGAGGTCCACGTTAtcttgaaacagaaaaaaatggtgGAGAA GTTCCCTCTTTTCACCGCCGTGTACGAGATATGCTTCAACAGCCACCCTGTCACAGAGTTCATCCAGTGTTTGCAGAACCACCCAGAGCATATGTAA